One Methanofollis sp. DNA window includes the following coding sequences:
- a CDS encoding 4Fe-4S binding protein → MKLMVSFSRKKVREPIIARVVKDTGVLINVERARIEPGEGEVLIDVPNGSADEVSQKMRDMGATVRVLEDAIHHNEAECVDCGACISICPQDVFSFDDDWNLVLDQKRCVLCGRCLQACPHGALSLLR, encoded by the coding sequence ATGAAGTTGATGGTCTCATTCTCCAGGAAGAAAGTCCGCGAACCGATCATCGCCCGCGTGGTCAAGGACACCGGCGTCCTGATCAATGTCGAGAGGGCGCGGATCGAACCGGGCGAGGGCGAGGTGCTCATCGACGTCCCGAACGGTTCCGCGGATGAAGTCAGCCAGAAGATGCGCGACATGGGGGCGACGGTGCGTGTCCTCGAGGACGCCATCCACCACAACGAGGCCGAGTGCGTGGACTGCGGGGCGTGCATCAGCATCTGCCCGCAGGACGTCTTCTCCTTCGACGACGACTGGAACCTCGTCCTCGACCAGAAGCGCTGCGTCCTCTGCGGCCGGTGCCTCCAGGCATGCCCGCACGGGGCGCTCTCCCTCTTGAGATGA